From Verrucomicrobia bacterium S94, the proteins below share one genomic window:
- a CDS encoding cupin domain-containing protein has translation MPHGASPQSLLHAFPEIFIQLSGKNHFRCGEETFMLNEGEICIMPADVPHQETAKGNSFANIVIVHSTDRFVVPASHAWYERPGAIPIKKCHTGKARQLSDMQTGTAEAFTRNSPAAPHLLQA, from the coding sequence ATTCCCCATGGTGCATCTCCCCAAAGCCTGCTCCATGCATTCCCGGAAATCTTCATTCAACTATCCGGTAAAAATCATTTTCGATGCGGCGAAGAAACCTTCATGCTGAATGAAGGAGAAATCTGCATCATGCCCGCCGACGTACCCCATCAGGAAACCGCAAAAGGCAACTCGTTTGCCAATATCGTCATTGTGCACAGCACCGACCGCTTCGTCGTACCGGCCAGCCATGCCTGGTATGAGCGACCGGGAGCCATTCCCATCAAAAAATGTCACACAGGAAAAGCCCGACAGCTGAGCGATATGCAGACCGGAACCGCTGAAGCATTCACCCGAAATTCACCCGCTGCTCCCCATCTGCTGCAAGCCTAG
- a CDS encoding Gfo/Idh/MocA family oxidoreductase, whose protein sequence is MGLERDPHVNIVAFADVDQSDRVKEMIKNYADKPLYVDFRVMLDKHPEIDAVVVSTPDHTHHYIAATCMKAGKHVYVQKPLAHNIAEVCDFMRLEKETGVVCQMGNQGHSGIGIKILERWVGAGCLGEIREVHSLVQAGEKCRR, encoded by the coding sequence ATGGGTCTTGAACGGGATCCGCATGTAAACATTGTTGCGTTTGCTGATGTTGATCAAAGCGATCGGGTGAAGGAGATGATTAAGAATTACGCAGACAAACCGCTCTATGTTGATTTCCGCGTTATGCTGGATAAGCATCCGGAGATCGATGCGGTGGTTGTATCGACTCCGGATCATACCCATCATTATATCGCTGCAACCTGCATGAAAGCAGGCAAGCATGTGTATGTGCAGAAACCGCTGGCGCATAATATTGCCGAGGTATGCGATTTTATGCGTCTTGAAAAAGAAACCGGCGTGGTTTGTCAGATGGGTAATCAGGGGCATTCGGGCATCGGTATAAAAATATTGGAACGGTGGGTGGGCGCGGGATGCCTTGGAGAGATTCGGGAGGTGCACAGCCTGGTGCAGGCAGGTGAGAAGTGTCGCCGATAA
- a CDS encoding response regulator transcription factor, whose amino-acid sequence MIRVMIVDDNAIVRMGLCEALALKPDLEAAGTAASSAEAIEVFRSERPDVVTMDYQLPDGNGIDCTRQILEEFPDARVLILSAFSAEEDIWNAVQAGAKGYLTKAAGEVEEIVDAIHEVASGGSFFPAEIMLKLEHRRNLRELTPREKEALRLLVRGKTNKEIAHELGISIDSVKQHITNLRVKLDAADRTQAAVEAIRRGIIQLEE is encoded by the coding sequence ATGATAAGGGTAATGATAGTTGATGATAATGCAATTGTCCGCATGGGTTTATGTGAAGCACTGGCCTTGAAGCCGGACCTGGAAGCGGCTGGCACAGCCGCGTCCAGTGCAGAGGCTATTGAAGTTTTCCGGTCAGAGCGCCCGGATGTAGTAACGATGGATTATCAGCTTCCCGATGGCAACGGCATTGATTGCACACGACAGATTCTGGAGGAATTTCCTGACGCCCGGGTATTGATCCTTTCTGCGTTCAGTGCGGAGGAGGATATCTGGAATGCGGTTCAGGCCGGGGCAAAAGGCTATTTAACCAAAGCGGCGGGCGAGGTTGAGGAGATCGTGGATGCCATTCACGAAGTGGCTTCCGGCGGAAGTTTTTTCCCAGCGGAAATTATGCTCAAGCTGGAGCATCGAAGAAATCTGCGGGAACTCACCCCGCGTGAAAAGGAAGCGCTTCGTCTGCTGGTCCGGGGAAAAACGAATAAGGAAATTGCCCATGAACTCGGTATTTCCATTGATTCCGTGAAGCAGCACATCACCAATCTGCGGGTGAAACTTGATGCTGCTGACCGTACTCAGGCGGCGGTGGAGGCGATCCGACGGGGCATTATTCAGCTGGAAGAATAA
- a CDS encoding ThuA domain-containing protein, translated as MEIWMKNLLVAVCAGAAMAYGHSDWKPSFEEKKVVTEQEKKRIAEAVPKKPIVKPKKDRNVLLYSATAGARHWSIPIGKIAFEQMAEQSGAFEIVISDDPENFKPENLKQFDVVILMNSTGNFFMPCTRGEDSIRDQFSDEEWETLKARDAQLIGNLVEYVREGGGLVAMHAAADAYYGNRDYRNMIGGTFMGHPWHGNQKVTICIEDPDHPLMKAAFEGKTEISITEEIFQYNEPYSRECLRVLMTLDVEKSEKPKGEMKRTDGDYALAWIHEEGKGRVFYTGIGHNYEHYWNPQILKHYLGGIQYAAGDLEADATPSAEL; from the coding sequence ATGGAGATATGGATGAAAAATTTACTGGTCGCAGTATGTGCAGGTGCAGCAATGGCCTATGGCCATTCGGACTGGAAACCGAGTTTTGAAGAAAAGAAGGTCGTCACTGAGCAGGAGAAAAAACGGATTGCAGAGGCAGTACCGAAAAAGCCGATTGTGAAACCGAAAAAAGACCGCAACGTGCTGCTGTACAGCGCCACGGCCGGGGCGCGGCATTGGTCGATACCGATAGGTAAAATAGCCTTTGAACAAATGGCCGAGCAAAGCGGAGCTTTTGAGATCGTGATCAGCGATGATCCGGAAAATTTTAAACCGGAAAATCTGAAACAGTTCGACGTGGTGATTCTGATGAACAGCACGGGTAATTTTTTCATGCCGTGCACCCGTGGTGAAGATTCCATTCGCGATCAGTTTTCGGATGAAGAATGGGAGACGCTTAAAGCGCGCGACGCTCAGCTGATTGGAAATCTGGTTGAATATGTTCGTGAAGGCGGCGGACTGGTGGCAATGCATGCGGCAGCCGATGCGTATTACGGCAACCGGGATTACCGCAATATGATCGGTGGTACGTTTATGGGACATCCCTGGCATGGGAATCAGAAAGTAACGATTTGTATTGAGGATCCGGATCATCCGCTGATGAAAGCGGCGTTCGAAGGAAAAACGGAGATCAGCATAACCGAAGAAATTTTCCAGTATAATGAGCCCTATTCGCGTGAGTGCCTGCGTGTACTGATGACGCTGGATGTTGAGAAATCGGAGAAGCCCAAAGGTGAGATGAAACGGACCGATGGGGATTATGCGTTGGCCTGGATTCATGAAGAGGGTAAGGGCCGTGTTTTCTATACCGGTATCGGGCATAATTATGAGCACTACTGGAATCCGCAGATTTTGAAACATTACCTGGGGGGTATACAGTATGCGGCAGGCGATCTGGAAGCGGATGCAACACCGAGTGCAGAACTTTAA
- a CDS encoding DUF1593 domain-containing protein, whose product MFINQRGHRSMTNRAINGKRFVGIGMLSVLLCGAAVQNVLAVPEKPRLLIMADMGNETDEEQQMIHMLLYSNEFDLEGLIACSGLYLHSGIDSEFRSKVHPELFTKLINQYAKVRPNLEKHESGWPAPEYLHRIVKSGSTVFGIDAVKAGQGNEGSRHIESVILKKDPRKLYIVANAGTNPLAQALVDLDAKYSDEEMKRLCERIIVFENGAQDNCGAWIMSRYPHIAWHRSNHQTYCYGGPDYGKFGAALGPYTWEPYERTSDGQDAWAAEHIRNNHGPLGAIYPYRNRFIEGGGTIPWIGLAMPGLTDPERLYWGGQSGRFSRTKHKNVMSRHPKIRADEETFGDFYMFESDSESESWTCPVENKVYSGREVPVWRFRRAMFNDFKARMDWCVKDFDEANHNPVAAFNGDAGDGIIQLNVNPGQTLNLNAEATADPDGDPVKISWWIYKEAGTYKGAVSPDDASAANTELRIPDDAGGKEIHLILEAQDDNPMGSMYDYRRIVLNVSE is encoded by the coding sequence ATGTTCATAAACCAGAGGGGCCATCGATCGATGACAAATAGAGCAATCAACGGTAAACGATTTGTCGGAATAGGCATGCTGTCTGTACTTCTGTGCGGAGCGGCTGTTCAGAACGTACTTGCTGTGCCGGAAAAACCGCGCCTGCTGATTATGGCCGATATGGGGAATGAAACCGACGAAGAGCAGCAGATGATCCATATGCTGCTCTACTCCAATGAATTTGATCTGGAGGGGTTGATTGCCTGTTCCGGGTTGTATCTGCATTCAGGAATCGATAGTGAATTCCGCAGTAAAGTGCATCCGGAGCTGTTTACGAAACTCATCAATCAATATGCAAAGGTACGGCCGAATCTCGAGAAGCATGAAAGCGGCTGGCCTGCACCGGAATACCTGCACCGCATAGTTAAATCCGGAAGTACTGTTTTCGGAATCGATGCGGTGAAAGCAGGGCAGGGGAATGAAGGGTCAAGGCATATTGAATCAGTCATTCTGAAGAAGGATCCTCGCAAGCTTTATATTGTGGCCAATGCCGGAACCAATCCGCTGGCCCAGGCGCTGGTGGATCTGGACGCGAAGTATTCCGACGAGGAGATGAAGCGGCTTTGCGAACGGATCATTGTTTTTGAAAACGGAGCGCAGGATAACTGCGGGGCGTGGATCATGAGCCGCTATCCGCACATTGCGTGGCATCGGAGTAACCACCAGACATATTGTTACGGCGGACCGGACTATGGAAAATTCGGGGCTGCGTTGGGACCATATACCTGGGAACCCTATGAACGTACTTCCGATGGACAGGATGCATGGGCCGCGGAACATATCAGAAACAATCATGGTCCGCTTGGTGCAATCTATCCCTATCGCAACCGGTTCATCGAAGGCGGTGGAACCATTCCGTGGATCGGGCTGGCCATGCCGGGGCTTACCGACCCGGAAAGGCTGTACTGGGGCGGACAGAGCGGCCGGTTTTCGCGAACAAAACATAAAAATGTGATGTCACGTCATCCGAAAATCCGGGCGGATGAAGAGACCTTCGGCGATTTTTATATGTTTGAATCCGATTCAGAGTCGGAGTCGTGGACCTGCCCGGTAGAAAACAAAGTGTATAGCGGGCGTGAGGTTCCGGTCTGGCGTTTCCGACGTGCCATGTTCAATGATTTCAAAGCCCGTATGGACTGGTGTGTGAAGGATTTCGATGAAGCGAATCACAATCCGGTCGCAGCCTTTAATGGCGATGCAGGCGATGGTATTATCCAGCTCAACGTCAACCCCGGACAGACACTGAATCTTAACGCTGAGGCCACTGCGGATCCGGATGGCGATCCGGTAAAGATCTCCTGGTGGATATACAAGGAGGCGGGCACGTACAAAGGTGCGGTTTCGCCTGACGATGCATCCGCGGCAAACACCGAACTCAGAATCCCTGATGATGCAGGGGGCAAAGAGATACACCTGATTCTTGAGGCGCAGGACGATAATCCCATGGGCTCCATGTATGATTACCGGCGTATTGTACTGAACGTATCGGAATAA
- a CDS encoding MFS transporter: MSEKNKHENEEQPQIKPEDKIPLLQKIAYSMGVVSDHYANVCLAWIFLTPFFVDFLGLGATVVGLALGAARCWDAFTDPLVGRISDRTKSRFGRRKPYIFVGAILTGLMFPLIWLVPESWSTAAITAYLFVALMIFFSVYSIFSVPYEALGAELTPDYSERSWIFIVRKYVQELFNLGIVWVFPLAMWLGKRVGGEINGVRSISWVIGGVIIVAGILPAIFNKERYKDIATKEGSGSFKEGLTALIRNKPLLIVIGVIATYLFAIMATANLAYFVNVYYIYEGDVVKGAALGGIDGTLRLGFALTTAWVIGLIGNRVDKHKIMLASCAILLVAFVGMYFTTITGRPWLALSMKPLVAIGECGFWVLILSMRADVCDWDEYKTGTRSEGLIAAIANWCNKIAMTLAIVISGWNLEHIVKFDSKLDEAVKTEIVAQAEAEYAEMTEAEKLEAGGGEKPISLEVYTDILERKKVMENLEPGTMKRLRIFYSLPQAGALILCLIMLSRYPLTRKKMEEIRAELEARRGVAAVE, from the coding sequence ATGTCTGAAAAAAATAAGCACGAGAATGAAGAACAGCCGCAAATCAAGCCGGAGGATAAAATCCCGCTGCTTCAAAAGATAGCCTATTCCATGGGGGTGGTTTCTGATCACTATGCGAATGTCTGTCTTGCCTGGATTTTTCTGACGCCTTTTTTCGTCGATTTTCTGGGGCTGGGAGCAACGGTGGTGGGTCTGGCTTTGGGGGCGGCCCGTTGCTGGGATGCCTTTACGGATCCGCTTGTCGGACGGATTTCCGACCGGACCAAAAGCCGGTTCGGTCGGCGGAAACCGTATATTTTTGTCGGGGCTATTCTGACGGGACTGATGTTTCCGCTGATCTGGCTGGTCCCTGAGAGCTGGTCAACGGCGGCGATTACTGCATATCTTTTTGTGGCGCTGATGATTTTCTTCTCCGTCTACTCCATTTTTTCAGTGCCTTACGAAGCTTTGGGGGCGGAGCTGACGCCGGATTACAGTGAACGTAGCTGGATTTTTATTGTCCGGAAATATGTCCAGGAGCTTTTCAACCTCGGCATTGTCTGGGTGTTTCCGCTGGCGATGTGGCTGGGTAAACGGGTCGGCGGAGAGATTAACGGGGTGCGTTCCATCAGCTGGGTTATCGGCGGAGTGATTATTGTGGCGGGGATTCTTCCGGCTATCTTCAATAAGGAACGGTATAAAGATATTGCGACAAAAGAAGGCTCCGGAAGTTTTAAAGAAGGTCTTACGGCACTCATCAGAAACAAGCCGCTGCTGATTGTGATCGGTGTGATTGCAACCTATCTTTTTGCCATTATGGCAACAGCCAATCTGGCCTATTTTGTGAATGTCTACTACATCTATGAGGGTGATGTGGTGAAAGGTGCCGCACTTGGCGGTATTGACGGAACACTGCGTCTCGGTTTTGCACTGACCACGGCCTGGGTCATCGGACTGATTGGAAACCGGGTGGATAAACACAAAATTATGCTCGCATCCTGTGCCATCCTGCTGGTGGCTTTTGTCGGAATGTATTTTACCACAATTACCGGCCGTCCTTGGCTTGCGCTTTCAATGAAGCCGCTGGTAGCCATCGGTGAATGCGGTTTCTGGGTGCTGATTCTTTCGATGCGGGCCGATGTCTGTGACTGGGATGAATATAAAACCGGCACGCGCAGTGAAGGGCTGATTGCCGCTATTGCGAACTGGTGCAATAAAATCGCCATGACGTTGGCGATTGTCATTTCCGGTTGGAATCTGGAGCATATTGTTAAGTTTGACAGTAAACTGGACGAAGCCGTTAAAACCGAAATCGTTGCTCAGGCGGAAGCGGAATACGCGGAAATGACGGAAGCGGAAAAGCTTGAAGCCGGCGGAGGCGAAAAACCGATTTCGCTTGAAGTATATACGGATATACTTGAACGTAAGAAAGTGATGGAAAACCTGGAACCGGGAACCATGAAACGGCTGCGTATATTCTACTCGCTGCCGCAGGCCGGAGCATTGATTCTGTGTCTGATCATGCTGAGCCGTTATCCGCTCACCCGGAAAAAGATGGAGGAGATTCGAGCGGAGCTCGAAGCGCGGCGCGGTGTGGCCGCTGTCGAATAA
- a CDS encoding alpha-L-fucosidase, with translation MKRVLFGVMAASAGLTVAAEYKAEWSDLNRYPQAEWISKAKFGLYWHWNYNSIAGFNGWYGRNMYNGPDGYVFKYHKEKHGDPAAFGYKDFAPLFTAEKFSAKQWVDDAERIGAKFIVGMAVHHDGFDLYDSSYTPWNSVDKPPHIDVIGELAKEARKKGFKFGATSHLAWNWTYFSSFMYPDKYDAKKAPELYNIHDPEKGPSEAWVKEWYARTTELIDKYKLDFLWFDFGTMDKGFSDQYTAKLTAHYYNKSVEWGKTVALATKVGFENRKSQVHDVEHGKFGYIRYPQWMSDSTLNKGWFYMGAEEDPKQITGEFWLYQLIDIVSKNGTLLLNIGPKADGSWKEEWKQELFRMGDWLKLNGEAVYGTKPWHRYGEGPTHDGDAEHYNLGRNLTKDDVRFTRKENALYATVCGWRGEPINIRSLGRKELPGLEISTISMLGSPDRIKWELKDDALSVSFPEKPPCEYAYVFKIEGKGLFPERAPEYLPVHVEPPKEKVAALRISLPGDHQQLSVAEVVAVGRSDWAKINRVPEAEITMSSCETDPMLAADLNMNGHPNMHSVARSETETDPWMLVTLPEPMNILDLEILGGMEHWDEFAKEGKIEALDAAGKVIHSWRVKECLEEQKAETEYLGLSG, from the coding sequence ATGAAAAGAGTACTGTTTGGGGTGATGGCTGCATCTGCGGGGTTGACGGTTGCCGCGGAATACAAAGCTGAATGGTCGGATCTGAACCGCTATCCGCAGGCGGAATGGATCAGCAAGGCGAAGTTCGGGCTGTACTGGCATTGGAATTATAATTCGATTGCCGGTTTCAACGGCTGGTACGGACGGAATATGTATAACGGTCCGGACGGGTATGTTTTTAAATACCATAAGGAAAAACACGGAGATCCGGCAGCGTTCGGCTACAAGGATTTTGCGCCGTTGTTTACGGCTGAAAAATTCAGTGCAAAACAGTGGGTGGATGATGCCGAGCGGATTGGTGCGAAGTTTATTGTCGGTATGGCGGTACACCACGACGGATTTGATCTGTATGATTCAAGCTATACCCCCTGGAATTCGGTGGATAAACCTCCGCATATCGATGTGATCGGTGAGCTGGCGAAAGAGGCCCGGAAAAAAGGGTTCAAATTCGGGGCAACGTCCCATCTGGCCTGGAACTGGACCTATTTCAGTTCTTTTATGTATCCGGACAAATATGACGCGAAGAAGGCACCGGAGCTTTACAATATTCATGATCCTGAAAAGGGACCGAGTGAAGCCTGGGTGAAGGAATGGTATGCGCGGACGACCGAGCTGATCGATAAATATAAACTTGATTTTCTCTGGTTTGATTTCGGAACGATGGACAAAGGGTTCAGTGATCAGTATACCGCAAAGCTTACCGCGCATTATTATAATAAATCGGTGGAGTGGGGAAAAACCGTGGCGCTGGCTACCAAGGTCGGTTTTGAAAACCGCAAGAGCCAGGTTCATGATGTGGAACACGGGAAATTCGGATACATCCGCTATCCGCAATGGATGTCGGACAGTACCCTGAACAAAGGCTGGTTCTATATGGGTGCCGAAGAGGATCCTAAACAGATAACCGGCGAATTCTGGCTGTATCAGCTTATCGATATCGTCTCCAAAAACGGCACGTTACTGCTGAATATCGGCCCGAAGGCGGATGGCTCATGGAAAGAAGAGTGGAAGCAGGAGCTTTTCCGGATGGGGGACTGGCTGAAACTGAACGGTGAAGCGGTGTACGGAACGAAACCGTGGCATCGCTACGGCGAAGGTCCGACGCATGACGGCGATGCGGAGCATTACAATCTCGGCCGGAACCTGACCAAAGACGATGTGCGGTTTACGCGTAAAGAGAACGCACTTTATGCCACGGTTTGCGGTTGGCGGGGTGAGCCGATCAACATTCGTTCGCTTGGCCGGAAAGAGCTGCCGGGACTTGAAATTTCAACCATTTCCATGCTGGGTTCTCCTGATCGGATAAAATGGGAACTGAAGGATGATGCTCTGAGCGTTTCCTTTCCTGAAAAACCGCCGTGCGAATATGCCTATGTTTTTAAGATCGAAGGCAAAGGACTGTTCCCGGAACGGGCTCCGGAATATCTGCCGGTTCATGTTGAGCCGCCGAAAGAAAAAGTTGCGGCACTGCGGATCAGTCTTCCGGGAGATCATCAGCAGCTTTCGGTTGCTGAGGTTGTGGCGGTCGGACGCTCAGACTGGGCTAAAATCAATCGGGTGCCGGAAGCTGAAATTACGATGTCTTCGTGCGAAACCGACCCCATGCTTGCGGCGGATCTGAATATGAACGGCCATCCGAACATGCATTCCGTGGCCCGTTCTGAAACTGAAACCGATCCGTGGATGCTGGTGACCCTTCCTGAGCCGATGAATATTCTGGATCTGGAAATTCTCGGCGGTATGGAACATTGGGATGAATTTGCCAAAGAGGGGAAAATTGAAGCACTGGATGCCGCTGGAAAGGTGATTCATTCCTGGCGTGTGAAAGAATGCCTTGAAGAACAGAAGGCCGAGACGGAATATCTGGGATTGTCCGGCTGA
- a CDS encoding Gfo/Idh/MocA family oxidoreductase: MMRGISRKGFLKTAVLAGGAIGFPAVVPSAVLGKNGSVSPSNRITVGLIGCGRRSGVGGEYNMVRQSKLLAVCDPVKWRREASAAEWNVPDAHNDFRDVLARDDIDAVHIVTPDHWHVPIALMAARAGKDMYVEKPLSLCIGQSLAAREITEKHGRVFQYGTQQRSMRHLRMGIEIVLNGHIGNVKEVYVWCPGGAKGGSATPELPVPEGFDYELWTGPAPMKPFCEDRCSPHGPPKATYFCYDYSIGMLGGWGAHPVDQLQWWADAENKGIPVEYKTTGSLPTEGLFNTVVTWQMEATYADGTKLYFMDSKTARASQEIPGIEKLKQFGNCTVFVGEEGWVAVSREGMLASTEALRRKAKDPGPRKLQESSWHPIAFVDAIRNGTQPVSSLDSAIRSDIICHMGDLCVRTGKTLGWDAQKEMVTGSAEAVKMMHRTMRDPWTL; encoded by the coding sequence ATGATGAGAGGGATCTCTCGTAAAGGATTTTTAAAAACGGCTGTTCTTGCGGGGGGCGCCATCGGGTTTCCCGCGGTTGTTCCGTCTGCCGTGCTCGGGAAAAACGGCAGTGTTTCGCCGAGTAACCGGATTACGGTCGGGCTGATTGGCTGCGGCCGGCGCAGCGGTGTCGGCGGCGAATACAACATGGTCAGGCAGTCAAAGCTGCTGGCGGTATGTGATCCGGTAAAATGGCGTCGTGAAGCCAGTGCCGCGGAGTGGAACGTTCCTGATGCCCATAACGATTTCAGAGATGTTCTCGCACGGGATGATATTGATGCGGTCCACATTGTAACACCGGATCACTGGCACGTACCGATAGCACTGATGGCCGCGCGGGCCGGCAAGGATATGTATGTGGAAAAGCCGCTGAGTCTCTGTATCGGTCAGAGCCTGGCGGCCCGGGAAATCACAGAAAAGCACGGCCGCGTTTTTCAGTACGGCACGCAGCAGCGTTCAATGCGCCATTTACGGATGGGCATCGAAATTGTGCTGAACGGGCATATCGGCAACGTGAAAGAGGTATATGTGTGGTGTCCGGGCGGGGCCAAAGGCGGTTCAGCGACCCCGGAACTTCCGGTGCCGGAAGGATTTGATTATGAACTCTGGACCGGTCCGGCACCGATGAAACCGTTCTGTGAAGACCGCTGCAGCCCGCACGGTCCGCCGAAGGCCACCTATTTCTGCTATGATTATTCCATCGGAATGCTGGGCGGCTGGGGCGCCCATCCGGTGGATCAATTGCAATGGTGGGCCGATGCTGAAAACAAGGGCATTCCGGTTGAATATAAAACGACCGGTTCCCTGCCGACGGAAGGGCTATTCAATACGGTGGTGACCTGGCAGATGGAAGCAACCTATGCCGACGGCACCAAACTTTATTTTATGGATTCAAAAACGGCGCGAGCGTCGCAGGAGATTCCCGGTATTGAAAAACTGAAGCAGTTTGGAAACTGTACGGTGTTTGTAGGTGAAGAGGGCTGGGTGGCGGTTTCGCGCGAGGGTATGCTGGCTTCAACCGAAGCGCTTCGGCGCAAGGCGAAAGATCCGGGGCCCCGTAAACTGCAGGAGAGCAGCTGGCATCCGATTGCTTTTGTGGATGCTATTCGTAACGGAACACAGCCCGTGTCATCTCTCGATTCAGCCATTCGTTCCGACATCATTTGTCACATGGGTGATCTTTGTGTTCGTACAGGGAAAACCCTGGGTTGGGACGCACAGAAGGAGATGGTGACCGGCTCGGCTGAGGCCGTAAAAATGATGCATCGGACGATGCGCGATCCCTGGACACTGTAA
- a CDS encoding Gfo/Idh/MocA family oxidoreductase translates to MNKRNFIKLSAAAGASLPLFSIGASKTGMEDLRVGCIGMGRMMYWHVNGFMQRCRLVAVCDVDKTRREAERDRVNAHYGNRECVAYNDYRELLARDDIDVVCIATPDHWHATIVIDAARAGKHIYCEKPLTHDIDEAIRVMKEVKKAGVVLQTGSQQRGMKEFRVAAELVRNNVAGKVLEIKSDFWGPGRPFDLPEEEMEPGLDWNRWCGPGPLNHYNSKLSPRGVHDFFPMGWRNTVVYGGGGICDMGAHHLDIIQLALDMDKSGPVKALPPAGGGNGYGAKLIYEGGLEVTREKGFMVDFICENGRIQASRGKFRFELDGKVIHKFLEPSDGSLAREVVLTEREFLADAKVKLPVQKKGGHTQNFLDAIVNGTQPMVPVEAGARSAICCHLMNLSYYYQQPILWDPEKLKFSDRSCDPAWLAGSRRDYLKA, encoded by the coding sequence TTGAATAAACGTAACTTTATAAAATTATCCGCAGCCGCCGGAGCTTCACTGCCGCTTTTCAGTATCGGAGCTTCTAAAACCGGAATGGAAGACCTTAGAGTCGGCTGTATCGGCATGGGCCGCATGATGTACTGGCATGTCAATGGATTTATGCAGCGCTGCAGGCTCGTGGCGGTTTGCGATGTCGACAAAACCCGTCGGGAAGCTGAGCGAGATCGGGTTAATGCGCATTATGGAAACAGGGAATGCGTGGCGTATAATGATTACCGGGAACTGCTGGCACGCGATGATATTGATGTTGTCTGCATCGCCACTCCGGATCACTGGCATGCCACCATCGTTATCGATGCCGCGCGCGCCGGAAAACATATCTATTGCGAAAAACCGCTGACGCACGATATCGATGAAGCCATCCGGGTGATGAAAGAAGTGAAAAAAGCCGGGGTGGTGCTTCAGACCGGGTCGCAGCAGCGGGGAATGAAAGAGTTCCGCGTGGCGGCCGAGCTTGTTCGCAATAATGTGGCCGGAAAAGTTCTGGAGATTAAGTCCGATTTCTGGGGTCCGGGCCGTCCGTTTGATCTTCCGGAAGAAGAGATGGAGCCCGGTCTGGATTGGAACCGCTGGTGTGGTCCGGGACCGCTGAATCATTATAATTCCAAATTGAGTCCGCGTGGGGTGCATGACTTTTTCCCGATGGGCTGGCGGAATACCGTTGTATACGGCGGCGGCGGAATCTGCGATATGGGAGCGCACCATCTCGACATAATCCAGCTGGCGCTGGATATGGATAAATCCGGTCCGGTAAAAGCGCTGCCACCGGCCGGCGGCGGAAACGGTTACGGTGCAAAACTGATCTATGAAGGCGGTCTTGAAGTCACCCGCGAAAAAGGGTTTATGGTGGATTTTATCTGTGAAAACGGACGTATTCAGGCGAGCCGGGGCAAATTCCGGTTCGAGCTCGACGGCAAAGTGATTCATAAGTTTTTAGAACCCTCCGACGGTTCACTGGCCCGTGAAGTGGTGCTGACCGAACGCGAATTTCTGGCCGACGCCAAGGTTAAACTTCCGGTACAGAAAAAGGGTGGTCATACCCAGAATTTCCTGGATGCAATTGTCAACGGTACACAGCCGATGGTGCCGGTGGAAGCGGGAGCCCGTTCCGCGATCTGCTGTCATCTGATGAATCTTTCCTACTATTACCAGCAGCCGATCCTCTGGGATCCGGAAAAACTGAAATTTTCCGATAGATCCTGTGATCCGGCCTGGCTGGCCGGTTCACGTCGGGACTATTTAAAAGCGTAA